In the genome of Staphylococcus durrellii, one region contains:
- the cysC gene encoding adenylyl-sulfate kinase yields MSEATNITWHDSEVSKQQRQKRNNHKSAVVWFTGLSGSGKSTVSVALEKALFEHQIHTYRLDGDNIRHGLNNNLGFSPEDRKENIRRIGEVGKLMVDAGLLTMTAFISPYEEDRELVRQTLDEGEFIEVYTKCSLEACESRDPKGLYQKARAGEIQGFTGINAPYEEPSNPEITIDTEQLSVEEAVQEIIKYLKEHQYL; encoded by the coding sequence ATGAGTGAAGCGACAAATATTACTTGGCACGATTCAGAAGTGTCAAAGCAACAAAGACAAAAACGTAATAACCATAAGAGTGCGGTAGTGTGGTTTACTGGTCTATCTGGATCAGGTAAATCAACTGTTTCAGTAGCGTTAGAAAAAGCGTTATTTGAGCATCAAATTCATACCTATCGCTTAGATGGCGACAATATTCGTCACGGATTAAATAATAATCTAGGCTTTAGCCCCGAAGATCGTAAAGAAAATATTAGACGTATCGGAGAAGTCGGTAAGTTAATGGTAGATGCAGGATTGTTAACAATGACTGCCTTTATTTCGCCCTATGAAGAAGATAGAGAATTAGTGCGTCAGACATTAGATGAAGGTGAATTCATTGAGGTTTATACGAAATGTAGTTTAGAAGCTTGTGAATCACGTGATCCTAAAGGATTATATCAAAAAGCAAGAGCAGGTGAAATTCAAGGTTTTACTGGTATTAATGCTCCATATGAAGAACCTTCTAATCCAGAAATTACTATTGATACAGAGCAATTGTCAGTTGAAGAAGCAGTACAAGAAATCATCAAGTATTTAAAAGAACATCAATATTTATAA